CAGTGAACGTGACGTCTCCTTATAAATGATCTAAACTGTTGAAAGTTAGAAAGCACTCATGCTGACCTCATCAATCATTGCCGTAATGTCATAAAGACAGTTCAGTTAGACACAATGTTTAATCAATAAAGACTGTGAAAATAAGCACACAGGAATGGAATGCAGGCAGCCCGCCCTCTCGGTGACTGACAACGAGGGTATTGCATCTCCTTCTTTAGAGCCTTTGTCAGGGatgtgtgtttttgtcttcaataCTGTGGCCAAATTGAGATGAATTGTTCGGTTTCTCATCATGCAATGACCTGCTGAGCGGAAAATTGAATCAACTGAAATTTTTGTGGATGGGGACTGCTGAATGCCAAGTCTGGTAGAAAATCCACCACTTTGATTTTGGACAAAGCGATGGTGTGTCCTGTGCACTGATGCCAGCGAACatgttcagatttttatcaataaTTAACCACCTGTCACTGACAGAAAGAAATAACTCTCAGTCGCTCAACATGACAACTTCTTAAAGCCcaaggtttgtttgtttctttcagcggaaatgtaaatttatttaaTGTTGATATACATATTGTGTAACAAAGCCATGTTTATATGAACTATCAGGAAGAGGCACAATTATACCACTGTATCCTGTGTACATGGGAAAATTTGTAGGCAATTCAGAGAACTAGGAGGGCAATACATTTCATTATCTGTATGAAACTAATCTTGTGTGAATTAATCTTGTTATCATTGTCCACGAAATTAAacatgattaattttttttaattgctaTAATTCTAAATGTGGGGGGGATTGTTCTTAGGAAATCACACGTGTGACAGCAAACCTAGTTAGTGATAGAAAGTGATTTAATCAACCGTAATGTACATCTGTTGTCTCCCCTGTAACTCCTTTGTCAGACTAAACAATGTGTTTTAATGAAGGAGCCTTTAAAACAAACATTCCCCTTTTGATATGGCAATCCACGTTTCACAGTTGAAGTCTAGGAACAACTGTCACGTCACCAATCAAAACAACTGTCCCAAGCTGTGTGTCATTTTTGTGTGTCCAAGGGTGTTCAGATGTCGGTGTCAGTGACAGATACTTGTACACATTTACGTGTTGTCATCGTTTACCTGCAAATTCCAAGAGAACAGAGCTAAACGCTGTCTTTCTCTAAGAATCTAAAAGCTGCTGCATGGATTCTGGCTTCACTGACGACAGATATTGAATCCTTTGAGCATGTTCATGGAGCTCAAAGAGAGACACAACCAACATCCCTGAGAGTTTGGGGTCTGTTCTGTCACATGTctaaaaattgacaattcaGCCTTCTTGATGCCCAATACGTGCTGTGGCTGCCATATTGAGTAGTATTAAAATACTCATGAATTTCAAGCAACGCTGTCTATTTCAAGAAGTTTTCAGTCCCTGCTATTTCTTTCTCATGATGACCGGTATagagaaatgaaaagaaactaaaGGAGCCATATCTGTAGATGTAGGTAGTTTTTACAGCAGAAACTGTAAAGTCTCATCAATATTCCCATATACACACACAGATGAGAATAGCAACATAACTTACAAGGGACTTTTTAGATTCATATAAACAGGAATGTAAACACCAGTacaagaattttattttccttggtACTTCTTGACATAGTGTTCCCTGGATATAAGGTAGTATGGaataattcaaagaaaagttgtTTGACAGGATATTAATAACAAAAAATAAGCacaaaccaaataaaaaaacaaacaaataatgttAGGTACAGTAATCACCATACTGGCAGTCACTAAAACCTTGACTTTACTACTGCTGTATACTGTAAGATGAAACTTTGAGGTTCTCATTTTGTCCAGTCATGTAAATGGAATGGTTCTGGTCATAGGCATGTATGTGCGTGAGTATTCCATCAAGCCATCAATCAAATGGAAGGGTGTGGAAAGTTGTGTGATTTGGGGTCGGCAGCTGTTCTCATTTAGAGAAACTCAAGTAATTGGATCGTACAGTCTTGGTGTTACATAGAGGATGTTGTTGGCCAGATACACGGTGTCTCAAGTATGGTCATTAAAAAATCCCAGCAATTGAGAGACTTCCTATGGCTTTCCAGTACTGTGGAAAGTAAATCAGAAATTATGCAGGGGGGTCGTATCTAAATGGGATCTTGAAAGGTCGCGACCTTAGAAGTGGCCATCATCCAGTGGATGCCATCACCGATTACAGTTTACAACGTCTTGCAGTTCAACATGAAGCTGGAATGACTCGCCCATAAACTATCCAATATCTAAAACAGTGGGAAGTTTTCCATGTTTGCAAACAATCCCTGCTCAATACGGTAAACATCATTCTGTTGAAAATGTAAATCGTTAAATGATCACTTGGTGTTTGTGTGTCAACATTTTTCGCTTTGTCGGCTCGTATTTTGTGCTGAAGGAATGGCAGTGCATGTCAGTGAGGAAAGTAATCGagattcagaaaaaataatcCACTTGTGAGAACCagcgtttttgttttgttgttcaaAAGGAAGAGAGCTTGCCTAGAATGTTAGGCGTGCAAAGGGACCTTTCCAAAATAACCATACATCTGTACAAGACAGGTATTTTGTTTTGCTGTATTGCCCTTATTTATGTGATAATGCAATTAACTTTTCCGAAAATTTCCCATAAGCTTGTAAGACCTGAACATTCTGTTGTACTTATTATTCTGTAAAAGTTGTTTCAGATTTCTTGTTAGATTTCAATATCTGGTCaccattgtaatatttttttatttctatataTAACATTACAGAAGGGGACACTTGTCATTGATGAATGCCAAGACAGATCTTCCACTTACTGCTTCGCGGAAGGACAGGGAGTTGGAAATTACACGTAAGTACATTTACATCAGCAGCTGTGCTCTCCCAAGTAACATTTTATGGTGCCTCTGTTAGGTCGTTTGGTTTCAgaacacacacatgtacaccTTAATAGAGATTGTATGTTGGCAGCTTTCAATAGGAATAGGCCGTATTTCCTTTTTTCTTATCCTTCCATCTCTTGACTTTGGTACATTCCTGCCATTTTAATAGGATGGATGAGTCCATATACAGGAAAATGGGGGGGAAGGGTTAATCCTAAagaaagataaccagctcagtGATTTCCCTGCAGACTCTGGGAATTTCTGACAGTGTGTTGAAATCTTGCCCCATTCCAACAAGATTGATTTTGCATGTCAAATACCAAATCAATAATCAAGCCGTCCTTTCCAAAAACTTCAACATGCCTTTTATATTTTAAGGGAAAAGTACAGGTCAGTTTATGGCATTAGCAAGCTCATCATTTAACCGTCTTATGATCCACAGTTGACGCGCTCACTCATGGGAGATGGATACAGGTGGCTTGTTGATTGTCGATAAAGTTACCCAACATGGCTACTATAGTTGTTAAAAGCTCTGTCAGCAATGACTTTGACCTGTTTTTCTGTGCTTTTTCTTTATTTGCATGATGCTGTTTCTTGTCGTAGTTCCAGAAACATGCTGAAATGCACAGTTTTTGACAAGTCAACACAGCTAGTATGTACTTATAGTCTAATTTTACCATTCACAACTGAATTTTTACGAATCGGTTCATACTAGAATTTTATTATATTAACtgtaccgtaaaaaccctattATTTCGGCCACTCTATCAATTTCACCACCctatttttttctggttgaattggtagggtttttacggtaacGTTGCCAATTGTACACAAAGCATTGTCTTCAATGGTGAACCTTTCATTTCGAGCTTGTTTTCCCGgacaaaaaaataacaaaaatacacCTTAATGTAATCTTTACTCCACGAAATTTGTTCACAGACAACTTGACTTGGATGGTGTTCCGTTAAATATTGGCGGTGTCAAGTCCATTGAATCCATCGCACTTCACCCAGGACAACTCTCTACGACAGATTTTGTTGGCTGCATGCGTGACGTGTACATAAATGGAAACTTTTACGACCTCAAGACACCGCTTGACGACTACGGCGTTTCCAGCAAGTGCCCACGTGACGTGGATAAGTGCGCCAGTGACCCCTGTCAAAATGGCGGTACCTGCATTGATGAGTGGTGGAGCTATAGGTGCAGCTGCCAGGATGGATTCATGGGTCAACATTGTGAATCCAGTGAGtgaaaatgccatttttctGATTCCTAGTTTTACCCTGTAATGAAAATTTAGCATTTCATAAATTAACATTTCCACCCCAATTTTCTGTAAATAGGTCTACAATTACCATCCATAACCATGGACAAGGGCCAAACTATGGTTGTAGAAGGATGTGAAGATCTATTGATTTCCTAAACATTGTCCTTTACTATGCATTTTTATGTATGTCTAATTTGAAAGCAAACATGTGCATGTCCTGGTTTGTGACAGTCCTTTCAAAACATACGCTGTTGTGTTTCAATACTTGTATTATGTGTATTTGTGTTTATGCGCAAGGCTGAAGCCATCAAGAAAGACTTATTAACGAACAAGCTGAAAGTCACACCTGTCGTGTTGTCTTGAAAGCTGTGCACGAAATTTTGAATGCTCTCATCATTCCCAAAATTGTGAAGGGACCCTATGAGGGGATGAAATTTATAACTCACATGTAATCTTGTAAACGCGGCACTGATTTATTAATTCTCTCTTCTTTTGTAACGTCACAGACATGTCGTCATTCACGTTCGGGGACGATAGCTTTGTCAAGTATGTGATCAAAGACAGTTTCCGCAGGAACCAGCTGCTACAGGGTAATGCCAAACGAAGAAAGAGGAGCTCTCACAACACACAGACTGCATCACTGATGGTGCGCTCTCGACAGAATGATGGCCTGTTACTTTACGTGGCTGATAATGATGACTACTACACCATACTTGAGGTAATTAAAAGTCATTACTTGTGTATATGATGCCTTGAATACGTTTATCCACTTCTTGTGGTAGCTGTTCTTGTATTTGAGAGCTTGTTACCACAAACTTTGTTGGTCAATACTCCCATAGTTTTGTGATGGTTCTCAATAGAAATATGTCATCAAGTAATATTAACCTTGCACATAGCTTACAATCCTTAGTGGCATTCTTTCAAGATAATCTTTGCTAATACACAAAGTGAGCTTATCGTGAAATTTACAGAAAGCAATGGTAGGCCCATACAATCACTGTCCATTATTGGGTAACATAATGACAAACGGACACTGTgtaattcttttattgaatttgaaCAATCATGAAATGACCACTTTTCAGGTGAAGAACGGTAAAGCCAAGTACAGTTTCAAGTTGAGTGGTGCGGGCAGTGGCTCCATCACGGTGGACAGCGTTAGCATTTCTGACGGCAAGTGGCATACAGTGGAGCTGGTCAAAAATGGACAGGAGGTCACATTGTCGGTGGATGAGATGAACTCTGAGGAAGAAGATTTTGACATTCCGCCGCATGACTTTATCAGTATCACAGTACAGGACATGTTCCTCGGAGGAACTGAACAGCCTGTCACTCACGAGGGTAGAGAGCTTACAGGTTGGTAATCCTGCTATTTGGACATTTTCTCTCTTGCAGTGGTTTTAATCAAGATCTGTGTAGCTAGAGAAATTTTGTGCCAGCAAGTCTTCCTGTGTTCATTCTGTGAACCTGCAAAGGTACGTATGTACCTCAACCATCATCGATAGTAGAAGGGTTACACGTAGCCTAGAAAGATGTGTAGGGCACTCACTATAtgaaatcagagaaaatgaaatacTAGAACCTGCGGCTCTATCCTGGTGTAAGTTAAAGCCTTGAATGCCTATTCATGGATGCTTGATTACATGATCTTGTTTTAAATGACTTTAAATTATTTCCTCTATTTTTTTACAGGTCTTagtggttgcattgatactttcaAGCTAAACGATGAAGTTATGCCATTCGTTGGTGAAAATGACATGGTTGTAGCAGAGCCATCTGATAGCAGTGGAGATTCCGGTGGCTGCGAAGGTTCTGACGTCTGTGATCCTGACCCCTGCCCGGAGGGACACTTCTGCAAGGACAAGTGGGAAGACTTCGACTGCATACCAGAGGGGCCGTGTCAATCCAACCCATGCCAGCACAATAGCACCTGCGTTCCGGAAAGTGATGGCACTGGCTACGTTTGCCAGTGCTACGGGGATTTCTTCGGTGATCATTGTGAGATCCCACCGGTCTGTCAAGATGACCCGTGCAGTGACAATGAAGAGTGTGTCAGTGATGGCGAGGGAGGACATATGTGCAGAATCGTCGACCCGAACAGTGGCAGTGGCTGGATGATTCCGGTGGTTGTAGTTGTTGTCATCCTACTGATTGCTGTCGTCGGCATCGTTGTCTGTTTTGTGTTGTACCGCAGAAAGAGAGCGGAAAAAGACCACGACAAGCCAACTGACTCAGTGGTTGTGAATCTTGATAGTGTTGGTGCCGTGAACGAAGCCTACACAGGCGACGAGGTGCGCAAGGGGGAATCGCCCACCAACAGTGAAAAAGCCCGCTTGGGGAGACACGGACAACAACCCGACATAATTGAAAacgagaaaaagaaaattgctttGGATGAGGACACCATGATCATCGAAGGTGAAGATACTATGACCAATGGAATCATGTTCAATGAAGATATCGGGGACATTCCAGATGCTCCGGAACACTATGACCTGGAAAACGCCAGCAGTATTGCACCATCCGATATCGATCTCACATATCACTACAAAGCATACAGGGAGGGCAGAAACAGATATGGCAAACCGACACATAAGCACAGATCAAAAAGTCCAAATCATCTGCTTGCTCACCCTGCACAGACAAGACAGAGCCCCCTAAGTCACCTGGCAAGGCAGAGCCCAAACCCATACGCACCTACTTCTCGGCAAAGTCCGTACAGCATGAGGCAAAGCCCGATTCCTATGCACGAGCAGGCATCCCGCGCCAGGTTTAGCCCGCATCATATATTGAACAGGACCTCACCGATAAAGGAGTTGTCACATAGTAGGACTAACTCTGAACAGAGTATCAATCACAGTGAGCTGCGGAGTGAACCAGGGTTCCGCAGCAACGTTAGCACAGCTAGCGAACACTCTCGAAGAACtaaaagtccagcgggaccatTGCCAAGCAGTCGGCCAAGCAGTCGACTAAAAAGCCCCATCACGGTGGCTGTAGACGCAAGTGCGGAACAGCCCATGGGACTCTCCGCAGAGGAAGTAGCAATGTTAAATAACAAAAGACCTGAACAAGTGGGCAGTTTGCCTAGTACATTGGATGGTCTGTCTTCGACCAGCACTGACCATCCGGAGGAGAGACTTACCTTCCGCAGCGCGGAGAACTTGCTGGAAGCACCGGAATCTTCCACAGATGAAAGCAACGACTCATTTACATGTTCAGAGTATGACTTTGACCgggaaaaaaatttgaatttgaccgggaaaaatttaaatttgctgaatttgatcccaggaaaatgatattttcaaaacttgccgAGGTTGAAAACGAGGAGGAACCTGACCCTGCAGACACAAGTAGGACATACAATTATGAAGGAATTGACTCCGCTGGAGGGTCACTCAGCACTTTACAAATTTCAGAAGACGAAATTCCTCGCGTCTCTGTCAAGCCTCCCAACGGACATTTCAGTTGGGACTATTTATTAAACTGGGGACCAAGTTTTGAGAACCTTGTGGGGGTTTTTAAGGACATAGCTCTTTTACAGGATGCAAATATTACAATGAAGTTAGAGAGAGATCCTAATGAAGAAGAATatgtgtgagggcgctgttcgctTTGAAGTTATGCGTACATCAAGATCATGTGAAAAGTGATGTCATACCATGGAAAACCTATCTAAAACTGAACACTCTATGCACTATAAACCTTTCTGTAATGAATGCCTTCCCCCAGTCCTTTACCCATTTACACAGTTTGTGCAAAATACATGAATTTATCAAGTGTCTGTACAAGTCACTCTCCCTTTTTAAATTCTTATAATTTCTTGATAACATTTGACTGGAACATATCCCCAAGGAGTTTCAGTGCATATCTTATATCTCGCTATTTACGAGACTGTGAACAAAGTACAACCGATAGGTTCGTATTCCAGAAGACTCCAGTGTGGCAGAACAAATCACTTTTCACATGATGTTTGATAGACATACTCCTCAAGATTTTGTTTTCTAAATAAGAGATATTTATATGAACAAGCGTAATGAAACTGATGCGTTTATGTTTTTGGAAGTTGAACgatcaatttattttataagCTTGCCCTGACATTGGAAACTGCCAATAATTTGTGTGAAATCAGGTTCACCCGTTTTCAGCTCTCCAAATAACATGCCTAGGctagaaatattgaaatgaaaaattgtgTACATAAAAATACTTCCTCCAGCAATAATAATCAACGAGGCCTTTAATTGAATGCTGCACAGCAGTCTGTTTGTAACTAAATGCATGGTTTTTGCATTGATTGTAACAATTTTGTAGCGGTTTTTATGTAATTCCGAAAGCCGttaatttcaacatatttatcaGAAAGAAATTTACTATTTTCATAAACTAGAGTCAACCTGTACATTCTGTCGTGATACTGTTTACTCACACACATTTTTTATACATATCCATCTATTTTATGATATAATGTATAGGAATTGCTGAAAAAGGTATTCTTTTTCTCTGGAATTTTTTTCTGGAACTGGTTTCCCGTGCATGTGTATTTTAGAATTACAGCTCTGTCGGTTTCACCATTTCCATACTTGGAAAATTCTGATTTCAGGGTGTAAGAAACTTTacaagatcatcaaacaatcaGGTATATTTTTCTATCAGTGGAAGAAAAGGGGAACAGAATTTTTAAccgaaaaatttcaaaaaatggaaTTCAATTGATTAAGTTCGTAAAAATCTAACCCTTATTTATAGTTGACCGAAAATATAGTTTCCCTGTGTAAATAAAGTTATTAAATTTGTAGAGGAATTTTTTTGCAAGCAAAAAATGCAGATGAACTGATGCAGTGTTTTACAGTGTTGGAGGAGCATACCTATTGCCAGAGTATATCCAATTCTCTTCAGCTGTGCGATTGCCTTGTCGCCCAATTTTAATCCTTTATACatttgtataatttatattttttcccgTAATTATCACAACTTTGTAGGATTATTAATGATTGCATCTCCAGCTCTTTGATGCGAGGGAGTGAGTTGACCATGCCCTTGAGTTTtttaagagagagagaaaatgatGCATGCATATGTGaataataaaatgacaaaatcaacTGCAAAAAAAATTACCGTTTTTTTCTGGGGCAGTTGATCAGTGCCAACAAACACCACGTGCAGTCATTCCATATTCACACCCAGGTGACTCCAACATTAATTCCCTGAAACTCTCAAGAACAAATAAAAGCCTCCAGTACAGTCctaaatatttaaaagaaaatcgATTTTTTATTTTCGTCAGTTTATCAAGAATTTTAGTTtaatttttgctgcacatattAATGTCATCCTACTGTAATACGTACCTTGCTCTTTGAAAAAtcagttattttcattttaaaataaaagtatttaaaattaatttcttgagCATTAGCATTTTTTTTATAatggtttatatatatatatatatatatatatatatatatatatatacatacacacacacagacacacacacacgacgCACATGTGTAGAAGATaggtgtgtctgtatgtctgtcaatTTATGAATCCCACTGCtgtacatatttcatgaatatttgaaatgtagctgtattatatttttttgacaaattttgtgtTTGCTTTCCATTgctaaaaatatgtaaaatgataGTGTGGAAAAGGAACAAAATCTTCCGAACTGTTCACCAGACAGcactgatatttggtatatcaGGACCCTGGTGATGGTATTTAGTCAGCCCACCACTCAACCTCACCGAGACATCATGCTGAGCCCAGTCTGTCTCATTTACATCGTGAAATTTGCATAGCACATCTTCGCTCATACAAAAAAATACCCTTCAGCAATGGAAAGCCAATAGAAAATGGGTCCATGTGGGAAATATGGAGAATGTTTGTAAGCAATGAAGGAGAAGAGTAAAACGAACAACTATATGTGAAACTTCTTCAACCTTTCTGTCTGGCACCCCTTTAATATAAGAACTGAAAAATGCCTCAATGCACTGAATCTGTAATGTTAagcgatattttgaatttccaatgcAGGATGCTGCTATTTTGGAACGTGTCTGaataataacaaacaaacaaacaacaagtaTGTCACTTACCCTTGTGTTTCATGTAACAAAAAATTCAGCACCCTCGCAACGCATCATTAAATAAGTGACCACTTTCTTCACGAAATATCTTACAGTTACTCTATTCCAGTTCACCAATGTTTATTAAGAAAACTGTTCTTGATATGGTAGTTAATGTGTTGGAATAATGAGATAAAAACTGGCCATAAATTAAACGAGATGCTGGAAATTATCTCAAAAACCTAAATGTAGTTGAGATGAAACGTACAACTCTATTAGTCTCCATATCAGCACAAACGACGAAGACGATAGAAACGTAAGGTTTCTTGGAAAATGCTCTAGAGGGCGCTCTGCAGAATATATCATCATCACCGATGCCTGGGACATCCAGAATTTTGGGTGTTGGTCCAGGAGGAAATAGTTCAGGCCTTTCATCGTTTGACTCTGATAAAATAGTccgtttaaattttcaaaaatgattcGTATAGATTGTAAAAGGTACCAAAATAGATTCTTGATGACTTCGTTAGTGCCATTATTCTGAACAGAAATACCGGTTCTACACTACACTaatgaaaatatattctttcTACACGCATGCGTACCAAGTTAATATGAAAGTAGACACTCTTTGACGAAAGAACTTTAACATCTACATCTAGGAACAAAGCAGGGAAAGAAAGAGAGACACTTCTTGTCTGATCAACGGCACTGGCATTGACGAACGGTTCGGAGCTGGGTGGCTCAAATTCATTTCCCAAACGTCCAAGAAGTAGAACCCCTTCCTCCTGAATAACTTCCTCAGGAACTTGTTCATTTCATATAGGATGTAATCACTACTATGTATGTGCGAACCAGGTTCCACGTGTTCTTTGGCTTTCGTCCCTTTGATTGCGATAAATGTATTTGGACAGCGCTCCCTCAGGCGAAGCAGCGCGTCCCTGACGAGCACCATTCTCTCCTTATAACTGTCCCGTGGCCACCGAAGGAAGTTTATATATGAACTAATGATGATGACGTAGTTACATGACAGGTTGTGAAGCCCTTCTATGACGTCAACTTCATATCTTGTGTCGTTGACGTTCGCGGGAATGCTGGCGGCTGGCCACGGCGGAGAGAAGAAAGTGAAGTTGGTGTTCGTTGTCCATATTATTTCATGATAAGTTGGGCGGTGTGTTCTCGATTTAAGGAAGCCAGCAAGTTCTATCAGCCCTTCGTAAAACTGTCTGACCGAATCACCGAGGGCGAAGATCTGTTTACCGGCGAGGCAGTTGCGTATTTCAGACAGGGGCGCTTTCTCCCAGGAGCGCACGTCACAGATCAGCGACATCCATTTGTTCCCGAGCCAGTATCCGCCCACCTGTTGGTCGTACGCGCTGAAAACTTTCCTGCACGTCGGCAAAGTTTCGGCAACCGCCAGTGTTTTCTTCTCTGGGTGGCAAAGAATAAACCATAAATAATTGATGGTACAAAGTAACAGGACAATACGTGAAGGTTATGAGAATAGTTCAGGTTTTTGGCATTTGTAAAATCAATGCAGGATGACCTTGTGACTCTCTGCATGCTGATATGCACCCGTAAAGTGAGTTGAGTTTACTCAAATTTGTCAGAGCTTACCTTTGACCTTTATGGTTACAACTTGAGGGATTGAAGCCATGGTAACAGAACTGAAAGAAGTGAAAAGTAATAAGTCAGATGGATACGGAGTATCATGAGtaaataaaactgaaaataacAGAGACTGCATGATTACACTGCGGAATGGAAAAACTTCCCCGATTTCACCGAAATACAGTTTTCGGAATTGATACCGAGCTATGAGCAAATCTCGAACGGGGAGTAACTACGGATTGCGGCCAGGTATTTCCCATAGAGACGTCAGTTCACAAGGGACCTAATTAACTTTGGCGAGTACAATGCGGACGAAAAAGGCAAGAGTTTTACATGCTACTGTTCCGCTGTACGAACACGCACCAGTACCTTTGAAtagctgctgatcaacagtgtGGATTTAAAGCATTGGTGTGAGAATTACAACGTGAAAACATGTAAGCTTTGGCCTAAGCCCCAATCGTAACTTTTTGCAAATTGACAATGGGACACGCCAATTATGGGGATTTGCAGCCGAATTCGAAACCTGTAACCAATTTTGCAACAgtgaatttaaatttgttttcaaaacccGTATTGTAGTCCTTTAAAGCAGAAACATTGATGCAGAGATAACGCTATATGTAATAGAATGCACACAGACATTTCATTGTTTGCGTCACATATACTTTGCAAAGGCTGAGTTCAACGTCCTTTGTGGTAGCAGGCCAAAGTGTTCACAATTGCTTGTAAAGGTGGTGGCAAATCTTACAAGTAGGTACTATCCTCATTTATTTGCTATGGTGTATTTTTCTCCCTTTGACGAAGGAACTTACCTGTTGAATAAATGCTCTTTGCCATCGACGAGCTCCACTGCGCTTTTCCCAATAGACGTGTAGTTGACGCTGGTTGAGTGCAGAGCACTGCACGGTAACGTTGGGGGCGCACCACAGATAAATGAAGTGTTTCCAGTTGCCAATGCGTTTCGGAAAATGCAAGATGCCTCTGTATCCATGGCAGCATCTCTCCTCAGAGCACAGTATGTCTGCTCGTTTTTCTCATAAGCTCGAAAGTGTCCCACCCATGTTTCTTTGTTGCCTGCAGGCCACCAGATGTATCGCAACCACTGCGTCGCCAGTCGAGTGTAAACCAGGGTTACATCCACGAAGGCGTAGCTCTTCCAAGCTGCGTAGAAGTAAATGCTGTACGTCCCATTGTCGTGGTCCACCACTTTTCCTGCGCTGCGAGTGTTTTGAAAGTCGTTGTACATCACAGCGTACCAGAGATCGCCGCCTTGGGAACGCCGCCTTCCCTCATCATCGTACGTTATGACGGTGATGTGGATTGTGTCGCCAACGTGTATATCATCAATATCctgtaaaacttttattttgctGTTCGGCAGACTGGTA
This DNA window, taken from Ptychodera flava strain L36383 chromosome 4, AS_Pfla_20210202, whole genome shotgun sequence, encodes the following:
- the LOC139130385 gene encoding NXPE family member 3-like isoform X2 translates to MEIARRKGCRKTMKYALLVILILSLICLLREIGVVEYGPSILQTLQDYKVMTSSTFIDTKKKTTVSPASQLNRTTVLTTQVPEETTIYEYDGDEDDSYDWREDEMFLTGRPTSLPNSKIKVLQDIDDIHVGDTIHITVITYDDEGRRRSQGGDLWYAVMYNDFQNTRSAGKVVDHDNGTYSIYFYAAWKSYAFVDVTLVYTRLATQWLRYIWWPAGNKETWVGHFRAYEKNEQTYCALRRDAAMDTEASCIFRNALATGNTSFICGAPPTLPCSALHSTSVNYTSIGKSAVELVDGKEHLFNSSVTMASIPQVVTIKVKEKKTLAVAETLPTCRKVFSAYDQQVGGYWLGNKWMSLICDVRSWEKAPLSEIRNCLAGKQIFALGDSVRQFYEGLIELAGFLKSRTHRPTYHEIIWTTNTNFTFFSPPWPAASIPANVNDTRYEVDVIEGLHNLSCNYVIIISSYINFLRWPRDSYKERMVLVRDALLRLRERCPNTFIAIKGTKAKEHVEPGSHIHSSDYILYEMNKFLRKLFRRKGFYFLDVWEMNLSHPAPNRSSMPVPLIRQEVSLFLSLLCS
- the LOC139130381 gene encoding protocadherin Fat 4-like; translation: MFLPEDTLGSVYENEPPDTSVMTLSAYDPDSATNGPPFSYYLLDSDDSDSFNLDSVTGLLTTRVSLDREEQSDYFLPVESRDSGIPQMTSTTTMHISILDRNDNPSSPRTANIYVNCLNSIFPGGSIGIARPLDPDVDDVFTCEIISGDENIFSIRPGCDLHSTFHNGVESYDINVSGHDGIHDLVYSDFTVDYHTFSNNSLESSITVRLASETAGKRMDAQTFLTYHFTAFYDTVSDELNPADTLLIMDMYEVDDELDLLLAVRQPGDDKHMSRTGLASFFTSKQTVIESGANVVITKIDYSPCEEEPCMNNGECSDHVELYNNHISDSDPIIFVARQSSRVFNCTCRTPYFGQQCEQEPDSCESNPCENGATCHKESLSYYCECPPGFTGSLCETNIDECTSNPCVNGQCIDGINGYTCTCDGGYTGPRCDIEIDPCNPQPCFNEGECVAKNTGFKCDCGFGERGDFCEFSSFSFDVLSYVQYADISGSFNLVTLQFATTLDNSLLLYNHDGDHTVDHPEFIALEIVNGKARFSYDLGQGTVRISTDIIVSDGQWHKISARRERTKGTLVIDECQDRSSTYCFAEGQGVGNYTQLDLDGVPLNIGGVKSIESIALHPGQLSTTDFVGCMRDVYINGNFYDLKTPLDDYGVSSKCPRDVDKCASDPCQNGGTCIDEWWSYRCSCQDGFMGQHCESNMSSFTFGDDSFVKYVIKDSFRRNQLLQGNAKRRKRSSHNTQTASLMVRSRQNDGLLLYVADNDDYYTILEVKNGKAKYSFKLSGAGSGSITVDSVSISDGKWHTVELVKNGQEVTLSVDEMNSEEEDFDIPPHDFISITVQDMFLGGTEQPVTHEGRELTGLSGCIDTFKLNDEVMPFVGENDMVVAEPSDSSGDSGGCEGSDVCDPDPCPEGHFCKDKWEDFDCIPEGPCQSNPCQHNSTCVPESDGTGYVCQCYGDFFGDHCEIPPVCQDDPCSDNEECVSDGEGGHMCRIVDPNSGSGWMIPVVVVVVILLIAVVGIVVCFVLYRRKRAEKDHDKPTDSVVVNLDSVGAVNEAYTGDEVRKGESPTNSEKARLGRHGQQPDIIENEKKKIALDEDTMIIEGEDTMTNGIMFNEDIGDIPDAPEHYDLENASSIAPSDIDLTYHYKAYREGRNRYGKPTHKHRSKSPNHLLAHPAQTRQSPLSHLARQSPNPYAPTSRQSPYSMRQSPIPMHEQASRARFSPHHILNRTSPIKELSHSRTNSEQSINHSELRSEPGFRSNVSTASEHSRRTKSPAGPLPSSRPSSRLKSPITVAVDASAEQPMGLSAEEVAMLNNKRPEQVGSLPSTLDGLSSTSTDHPEERLTFRSAENLLEAPESSTDESNDSFTCSEYDFDREKNLNLTGKNLNLLNLIPGK